The Pleurocapsa minor HA4230-MV1 genome has a window encoding:
- the bioF gene encoding 8-amino-7-oxononanoate synthase, with product MSNPYSWLNQSLVIIQRANWYRSVKAIAGKPGAIVELAGKPVVNFASNDYLGLSSDQRLINAAVAATQAYGTGSTGSRLLSGHKALHQELEQAIASLKQTEAALVFSSGYLANLGTVSALVGQRDLILGDQYNHSSLKKGAILSGATAIDYLHNDLADLRAKLINQRALYRRCLITTDSVFSMDGDLCLLPELMAIAEEFTCMLLVDEAHATGVMGNNGAGCVEYFNCTGKALIQIGTLSKALGSLGGYVAGSGELIDFLRNRAVTWIYTTALSPADTAAALKGIEVVKQEPSTREQLWQNINYLKQQLSHLELLPSESPILCLNLDTSEAALDLSQKLLDAGIFAPAIRPPTVPTSRIRLSLMATHEQQHLDLLIENLKTH from the coding sequence GTGTCAAATCCTTACAGTTGGCTCAATCAGTCTCTAGTTATAATCCAGCGTGCAAATTGGTATCGTTCAGTTAAAGCGATCGCGGGTAAACCAGGTGCAATAGTAGAATTAGCAGGTAAACCCGTAGTTAATTTTGCCAGTAATGATTATTTAGGTCTAAGTAGCGATCAAAGATTAATTAATGCTGCGGTGGCTGCAACTCAGGCTTATGGTACAGGAAGTACTGGTTCGAGATTGTTGAGTGGACATAAAGCACTGCACCAAGAATTAGAACAGGCGATCGCCTCTTTAAAACAAACAGAAGCTGCCTTAGTCTTTAGTTCGGGTTATTTGGCTAACTTGGGTACAGTATCGGCTTTAGTAGGGCAACGGGATTTAATTTTAGGAGATCAATATAATCACTCAAGTCTGAAAAAGGGTGCAATCTTAAGTGGTGCAACAGCTATTGATTATCTCCATAATGATCTTGCCGATTTAAGAGCAAAATTAATTAATCAGCGTGCTTTATACCGTCGGTGTTTAATTACGACTGATAGCGTTTTTAGTATGGATGGCGATTTGTGTCTTTTGCCTGAATTAATGGCGATCGCCGAAGAGTTTACCTGTATGCTATTAGTAGATGAAGCTCACGCTACAGGAGTAATGGGAAATAATGGTGCAGGCTGTGTTGAATACTTCAACTGTACGGGTAAAGCGTTAATTCAGATAGGTACTCTCAGCAAAGCTTTGGGCAGTTTGGGCGGATATGTGGCGGGAAGTGGCGAATTAATTGACTTTCTGCGTAATCGTGCAGTAACTTGGATTTATACAACTGCCTTATCTCCAGCCGATACCGCAGCAGCGCTCAAAGGTATTGAGGTTGTTAAACAAGAGCCTTCCACAAGAGAGCAACTTTGGCAAAATATTAACTACCTTAAACAGCAACTATCCCATTTAGAGTTGTTACCATCAGAATCACCTATTCTCTGTCTTAATCTCGATACTTCTGAAGCAGCATTAGATCTCTCTCAAAAGCTGCTCGATGCGGGGATCTTTGCTCCTGCTATTCGCCCCCCGACAGTGCCAACTAGCCGTATTCGCTTATCTTTAATGGCTACTCATGAACAGCAACATCTCGATCTGTTGATTGAAAATCTGAAGACACACTAG
- a CDS encoding sulfotransferase, which produces MNVIYSLKNLVTKNLNSNQTRLIRNLVEPPFLYSKFSKQSALILGCQRSGTTLLFLILNSHPQIKGIDETETGYSFPHQNILYRNSVKDYLTCFKLPNQTFNFKYIKQHYPQTKIIFPIRNPYSVVSSMRSFTIKTKTEQGNWLNCFAKKELLGIDADFLPDIADLDVDSLDEISLGAYIWKYKNMALNKYQKLGFDVFTFKYEELLTNPQKVIHKILYFLDLDWDNIVLNHQQYYKNDRKKYPGGTRGNRAINLANQKRKPNLSAGEIKSITSICHDSVIAYGYENFFA; this is translated from the coding sequence ATGAATGTAATTTATTCTTTAAAAAACCTAGTTACTAAAAATCTCAACAGTAATCAAACTAGATTAATTCGTAACCTGGTAGAGCCTCCTTTTTTATATTCAAAATTTTCAAAACAGTCTGCTCTAATCTTAGGATGTCAACGAAGTGGCACTACTCTATTATTTTTAATACTTAATTCTCATCCTCAAATTAAAGGAATTGATGAGACAGAAACTGGTTATTCTTTCCCTCATCAAAACATTTTATATCGAAACTCAGTCAAGGACTATTTGACCTGTTTTAAGCTGCCCAACCAAACGTTTAATTTTAAATATATTAAACAGCACTATCCACAAACCAAAATTATTTTCCCAATTCGTAATCCTTATTCTGTTGTTTCTTCTATGCGTTCATTTACGATTAAAACTAAAACTGAACAGGGCAATTGGCTTAATTGCTTTGCCAAAAAAGAACTTTTAGGAATAGATGCTGATTTTTTGCCTGATATTGCAGATCTTGATGTAGATAGTTTAGACGAAATTTCTTTAGGAGCTTATATCTGGAAATACAAAAATATGGCGCTTAATAAATATCAGAAATTAGGATTTGATGTTTTTACTTTTAAGTATGAAGAGCTATTAACTAATCCGCAAAAAGTTATTCACAAAATCTTATATTTTCTGGATTTAGATTGGGATAATATTGTTCTCAATCATCAACAATACTACAAAAATGATCGAAAAAAATATCCAGGTGGAACTCGTGGCAATAGAGCAATAAATCTAGCTAATCAGAAACGAAAGCCTAATCTATCCGCAGGGGAAATTAAATCAATTACTTCAATATGTCACGATTCGGTAATTGCTTACGGTTACGAGAATTTTTTTGCTTAA
- a CDS encoding pyridoxine 5'-phosphate synthase gives MTNLSVNLNKVALIRNTRNLGIPSITKMAQICIDAGAKGITVHPRPDQRHIRPGDVYDLLDVVKTVEFNIEGNPLEVSFMEIVRQVKPTQCTLVPDTPDTFTSDSGWDLTKDRERLIPIVQELHNLGSRVSLFMDADIEQISLVPDTGAERIELYTEPYATAYRENQNLDAVWQQFAEAAKKAQSLGLGVNAGHDLNLDNLAKFCTIPGILEVSIGHALTAEALEMGFAQTVKEYLKILAQSA, from the coding sequence ATGACTAATCTCAGCGTCAACCTCAATAAAGTAGCATTAATTAGAAACACACGTAATCTTGGTATTCCTAGTATTACTAAAATGGCGCAAATCTGTATTGATGCTGGCGCTAAAGGAATTACGGTGCATCCTCGTCCCGATCAAAGGCATATTAGACCAGGAGACGTTTATGACTTACTAGACGTGGTGAAAACTGTAGAATTTAATATTGAAGGCAATCCTTTGGAAGTATCTTTTATGGAGATTGTGCGTCAGGTCAAGCCAACCCAATGCACCCTTGTTCCCGATACACCCGACACTTTTACTTCTGATAGCGGTTGGGACTTAACCAAGGATCGAGAGCGTTTAATCCCAATTGTCCAAGAATTGCACAATTTAGGTAGTCGAGTGAGTTTATTTATGGATGCAGATATCGAACAGATTAGTCTGGTTCCCGATACTGGCGCTGAGAGAATCGAACTTTACACTGAACCCTACGCTACTGCTTACCGTGAGAACCAAAATTTAGACGCGGTTTGGCAACAGTTTGCTGAGGCAGCTAAAAAAGCTCAGTCGTTGGGCTTGGGAGTTAATGCGGGACACGATCTCAACCTAGATAATCTGGCTAAGTTCTGTACTATTCCAGGTATCCTCGAAGTATCAATTGGTCATGCTTTAACTGCTGAAGCTTTAGAAATGGGCTTTGCTCAAACAGTCAAAGAATATCTCAAGATTCTGGCTCAATCTGCTTAG
- a CDS encoding aminotransferase class V-fold PLP-dependent enzyme yields MTNSLSKTDLKEHRQQFPGLINKTYFNFGGQGTMSEASLQAIIDTHQYIQSTGPFSGQINGWLTDRVNLLRQAIALELETTPETITLTENVTAGCNIALWGIDWQQGDQIVMTDCEHPGIIATVEEIKRRFGVEVRICSIMDTLNSGDPVAAIHSHLSENTRMVVLSHLLWNTGQVLPLKAIAQACHNYPAKTKIQVMVDAAQSVGSLDLNLPELEIDYYAFTGHKWLCGPAGVGGLYISQSAFADLHPTFIGWRGVEINAQGKPIAWKQDGAKFEVATSAYPEYEGLRRAIAIHQAWGNKSDRYQQICQLSNYLWSQLQQIDRVSCLKTTPPEAGLVSFQVTGMEHKQLVDTLEQQGFLLRTIADPECIRACVHYLTLPEEIDSLLKAIKENI; encoded by the coding sequence ATGACTAATAGTTTATCTAAAACCGACCTGAAAGAACACCGTCAGCAATTTCCTGGGTTGATTAATAAGACCTATTTTAATTTTGGTGGTCAAGGAACAATGTCCGAAGCCTCCTTGCAGGCGATCATTGACACTCACCAATACATTCAGTCAACAGGCCCTTTTTCGGGTCAAATTAATGGCTGGCTAACAGATCGGGTTAATCTTTTACGTCAGGCGATCGCCTTAGAACTGGAAACAACGCCAGAGACAATTACCCTCACAGAAAACGTAACCGCAGGCTGTAATATTGCCCTGTGGGGGATAGATTGGCAGCAAGGCGACCAAATTGTGATGACGGACTGTGAACATCCAGGAATTATCGCCACAGTCGAAGAAATTAAGCGTCGTTTTGGCGTAGAGGTAAGGATCTGTTCGATCATGGATACTTTAAACAGTGGCGATCCTGTAGCAGCAATTCATAGTCACTTAAGCGAAAATACCCGTATGGTGGTTTTAAGTCACTTGCTGTGGAATACAGGACAGGTGTTGCCCCTCAAAGCGATCGCCCAAGCCTGTCATAACTATCCTGCTAAAACTAAGATTCAAGTCATGGTAGACGCAGCACAATCCGTGGGTTCCCTCGATTTAAACCTACCCGAACTAGAAATCGACTACTATGCCTTCACTGGTCATAAATGGCTTTGTGGCCCTGCTGGAGTTGGCGGACTATACATCAGCCAGTCAGCTTTTGCCGATTTGCACCCAACTTTTATTGGCTGGCGAGGCGTGGAAATAAATGCCCAAGGAAAACCAATTGCCTGGAAACAAGACGGGGCAAAATTTGAGGTAGCCACTTCTGCCTATCCTGAATACGAGGGTTTGCGCAGGGCGATCGCGATTCATCAAGCCTGGGGCAATAAAAGCGATCGCTATCAGCAGATTTGTCAGTTAAGTAACTATCTCTGGTCACAGTTACAGCAAATAGATCGAGTAAGCTGCTTAAAAACCACACCTCCCGAAGCAGGATTAGTCTCTTTCCAGGTTACAGGTATGGAACACAAACAGTTAGTAGATACTTTAGAACAGCAAGGCTTTTTACTGCGAACCATTGCCGATCCTGAATGTATCCGCGCCTGCGTGCATTATCTAACTTTACCAGAAGAGATTGATAGCTTACTCAAGGCGATTAAAGAGAATATTTAG
- a CDS encoding TM0106 family RecB-like putative nuclease: protein MLISDHLLLNYKRCNRRTFLEIFGNPQEQDPAKDFLLKLRRENQTHLRNVIEARSLTPHRPQSSRHDWQLNTKQTIELMQQGVDCIVGGTLSVSHAQWQSAIPAIYNPQITNNQADLFAKITFTAAPSLLIKQSGASIFGNWEYIPVNIKLGRKPKPEYKLIAAFHAQILAIIQEQIPERSQLILKEHNSYQINLVHGLTKMQETVAECLIMLTEKNEPEVFISRQRCSLCSWYGYCHQVAKSTEHLSLIPGITPKRYEYLQSIGVNTVQSLLDISATSLEETLGYETTHQLKQQISAIKSDRPVVRSNFDLVNTQPIPSGAIELYFDIEAEPERQTDYLLGVLLVDRSNNSEQFHAFLAENLADEGKIWQEFLDFIALYPDAPIFHYSEYEADTIKRLAKLYGTSREQKKDILSRLVDLHFWVMASVIFPVESYSLKSLANWIGFYWRETTGSGDQSVCWYDQWLITQDRTLLDLILSYNEDDCRATRYLKDWLLNFMEYQRNQKLELIIENYNS from the coding sequence ATGCTAATTTCCGATCATCTGTTACTTAACTATAAACGTTGCAACCGTCGCACCTTTCTCGAAATATTTGGCAATCCTCAAGAGCAAGATCCCGCTAAAGACTTTTTACTTAAGCTGAGGCGAGAAAATCAAACCCACCTGCGGAACGTAATTGAGGCGCGATCGCTTACACCTCATCGCCCGCAATCATCTCGTCATGATTGGCAGCTAAACACCAAGCAAACTATAGAGTTGATGCAGCAAGGAGTAGACTGCATCGTCGGCGGAACTTTAAGCGTCAGTCATGCTCAATGGCAATCCGCCATTCCAGCTATATACAATCCCCAGATTACCAATAATCAAGCCGATTTATTCGCCAAAATTACTTTTACCGCAGCACCTAGTCTGTTAATTAAACAGTCGGGAGCATCTATTTTTGGCAACTGGGAATATATCCCTGTAAACATCAAACTTGGTCGTAAACCCAAGCCAGAATACAAGTTAATCGCTGCTTTTCATGCTCAGATTTTGGCGATTATTCAGGAGCAAATTCCTGAGCGATCGCAATTAATCCTTAAAGAACACAATTCTTATCAAATCAATTTAGTTCATGGACTAACCAAGATGCAGGAAACTGTAGCCGAGTGTTTAATCATGCTGACTGAGAAAAATGAACCAGAAGTATTTATTTCTCGTCAACGCTGTAGTCTTTGTAGTTGGTATGGCTATTGTCATCAAGTTGCTAAATCAACTGAGCATTTATCTCTTATCCCTGGGATAACTCCCAAACGCTATGAATACCTCCAGTCAATAGGTGTAAACACCGTTCAATCTCTCCTTGATATTTCAGCAACCAGCCTGGAAGAAACATTAGGCTACGAGACTACTCATCAACTAAAACAACAAATCTCTGCCATTAAAAGCGATCGCCCTGTAGTGCGCTCAAATTTTGATCTAGTTAATACTCAGCCGATTCCCAGTGGTGCGATCGAGCTATATTTTGATATTGAAGCAGAACCTGAAAGGCAAACTGATTATCTATTAGGGGTGCTGCTGGTAGATCGAAGCAATAATAGCGAGCAGTTTCATGCTTTTCTGGCAGAAAATTTAGCAGACGAAGGCAAAATCTGGCAAGAATTTCTCGATTTTATTGCCCTATATCCCGATGCCCCAATCTTTCATTACTCTGAATATGAAGCGGATACGATTAAGCGTTTAGCGAAACTTTATGGCACTTCCAGAGAACAAAAAAAAGACATTCTCTCTCGCTTAGTCGATCTTCATTTTTGGGTGATGGCATCGGTCATTTTTCCTGTAGAAAGCTATTCTTTAAAATCTTTAGCTAACTGGATTGGATTCTATTGGCGTGAAACTACTGGTAGTGGAGATCAGTCTGTATGCTGGTACGATCAATGGCTAATTACACAAGATCGAACTTTGCTAGATTTAATTCTTAGTTATAATGAGGATGATTGTCGGGCAACTCGCTACTTAAAAGATTGGCTTTTAAACTTTATGGAATATCAACGTAATCAAAAGCTTGAATTGATTATTGAAAACTATAATTCTTAA